A region of the bacterium genome:
CGCCGGAGACGGCGGGCCAGAGCGATAGGCCGAGACTGAGGGCGCGACCGGAGCGCACCAGAAGAGTCGTGGCGCTCTGGGTCCGAGTCCTGCCGGCGAGATGAGAAGCCGTCGCGACGCCGACAAAGACGTTGGCCCTGAGCGACTACCCGGGGTACGCAGCGTCGAACAACAACGAATCGAGTTCCTGAATTGATGTGTAGTCACCAGCACGTGTCCACACGACGCTGTCGAGCAAAGGGACGCCGAGGAGCACGCCCGCCTGGGCGAGCCGGTGGGTCACGTCGCGGTCCTCCTGGCTCGGGGAGGGATCACCCGACGGGTGGTTGTGGCCCACGATTGCCGCGCAGGCACCGACGAGGATGGCCGGCTGGAAGACCTCACGCGGGTGAACGAGGGAGGCCGAGGCAGTGCCGATGGATACCACCTGGTGGGCGACCGGCCGGTGGCGGCCGTCCAAGTAGAGCGCCACGAAGTGCTCACGCGCATCATCCCGGACCACGCGGCGCATGAAGTCGGCGACGTCGGCCGGCCGTCGGATGGCAGACACCACGCGGGCCGAACGCCCAACGTAACGGACCGCGACCTCGCGGATGAAGTGAATGCTCTCGGGATCGACGCTTGCCATGAGACTCTCCGTGTCCTTTTTGGGGCCCGCTGTGGGCCGGCTCTCTCACCGATCGATGGAGAGCCGGCCGCGGCGGGCCAGGCCGGAGGGCGGAAGCGGAGCAAGGGGTTGAGGCAAGGGACGTGAACGAGTGGAGTCGGCGGAGCGAGGGCGCGGGCCTGTGTCCGAAGACCCTGCGGCGGAGCCGACCGACGGCCGTGGAGAACGGAGCGTCGGCAAGAGTTGGGACCTGCAGTGGCCAGCAACGAACTGGACGTGACCGCTGATGTCAGTCTGGGTCTTCGACTGTCCGTGGCGACCATGCTGGAAACCCAGGCGACACGCGGACGACTCCCCACTACTCGCGAATCTCCCACTTCCGCGAGAGAACGCAGCCAGAAAGTGAGCCGCTGGAACTTCGCAGCTCCGGGTTTGCGACCAGGTCAGCCGACGCGTAAAGGTCGGGATGGAGGAGAGCTTGCCGCACTTTCGCGGCGTGAGGGCTCATCCTTTCCATGGGGAACTCGTCCGAACCGCGACGGTCGCCCGCGCCGGTTTTCCCTGGGCCCGCGACCCTCAGCTTGGGAAAGCGCCCGAAGCCCCAGAAGTAGCGCGTACTCAGCGGTCCTTCCTTGCGAGGGGATGCAGGGGGCGGCACCAGGGTGCACCGGGGACGTCTCCACGTCTCCAGACGTCTCCTACACTGTAGAGTGTCACGGAGACCAGCAGACTCGCGGGTACGCAAAGCAAGGACTCCCTACCAGGACCCGTCAACCCGAGGGGGGCTAAGCCTCCACTCGGCCCCGGGTATCGGCTCCATGAGCGGCCCGCCGGCTTCCGCTGTCCACGCTGCGCGGGGCACAAGGCGCACCGCCTACGGGCCCGCGGCCTGTGGCAGTGCGCAGCCTGCCGCTACCAGGCTTCGCTCACGGCCGGCACGCCCTTCCACGGCACGCGTGTCCCGCTGCGAACGTGGTTCCTGGCAGTGTTCTTCGTGGCCCGTCACAAGCAGGGGATCTCGGCCCTGCAGTTCCAGCGCGATACGGGCTTGGGGAA
Encoded here:
- a CDS encoding DNA repair protein RadC; the protein is MASVDPESIHFIREVAVRYVGRSARVVSAIRRPADVADFMRRVVRDDAREHFVALYLDGRHRPVAHQVVSIGTASASLVHPREVFQPAILVGACAAIVGHNHPSGDPSPSQEDRDVTHRLAQAGVLLGVPLLDSVVWTRAGDYTSIQELDSLLFDAAYPG